The proteins below come from a single Oxyura jamaicensis isolate SHBP4307 breed ruddy duck chromosome 1, BPBGC_Ojam_1.0, whole genome shotgun sequence genomic window:
- the CEP41 gene encoding centrosomal protein of 41 kDa, with amino-acid sequence MSGRRSGGQPEYLTRRIPQNPRYQHIKTRLDTGCSLTKYVEKLEEIKRNYRYKKDELFKRLKVTTFAQLVIQVASLSDETLGVTNEEIHKLEDGASDADAELTAGTNGKGSPSGTPPSPVLFINSTGAGESYRSTLQSVISGVGELDIEKDAPKKADAEAKDMPYPDCPFLLLDVRDRDAYDQCHIVGAYSYPIATLSRTMNPYTNSILEYKNAHGKIIILYDDDERLASQAATTMCERGFENLFMLSGGLKVLAQKIPEGLVTGSFPPSCQGTAPPGSARKKAAPKVPPTRAENKWRFSAEDLQKIKYYLEEEHAPSDTANRLSRGSSGRDSKATTVRSSPSLPTAAASVGSLTTRSLSRSSLQNRPWK; translated from the exons ATGTCGGGCAGGAGGAGCGGCGGGCAGCCGGAG tatttaacCAGGCGAATCCCTCAGAACCCTAGGTACCAGCACATAAAAACCCGCCTCGATACCG GGTGCAGCTTAACAAAATACGTCGAGAAGTTGGAGGAGATCAAAAGAA ATTACAGATACAAGAAGGACGAGCTGTTTAAAAGGTTGAAAGTGACTACTTTTGCCCAGCTG GTCATCCAGGTTGCTTCTCTATCTGATGAAACCTTAGGAGTGACGAATGAGGAGATCCACAAGCTGGAAG atgGTGCTTCTGATGCAGATGCTGAACTCACGGCAGGGACAAACGGGAAAGGAAGCCCCAGTGGGACACCACCCAGTCCAGTCCTGTTCATAAacagcacaggagctggggaaTCGTACCGGTCCACACTGCAGAG TGTGATAAGCGGTGTCGGCGAGCTGGATATAGAAAAGGATGCTCCAAAGAAAGCAGACGCTGAGGCTAAAGACATGCCTTATCCTGACTGCCCCTTCCTGCTTCTGGACGTACGAGACCGAGATGCTTATGACCAATGTCACATTGTTGGAG cttaTTCGTATCCCATTGCAACGCTGTCTAGAACCATGAACCCCTATACAAATAGTATTTTGGAATAT AAAAATGCCCATggaaaaatcataattttgtATGACGACGACGAGAGGCTGGCCAGCCAGGCTGCCACGACCATGTGTGAGAGGGGTTTTGAGAACTTGTTCATGTTATCCGGAG GCCTGAAAGTCCTTGCACAGAAGATCCCAGAAGGACTCGTCACCGGCTCGTTCCCCCCATCCTGCCAGGGGACAGCTCCCCCTGGATCCGCCCGAAAAAAGGCCGCCCCCAAAGTGCCACCCACACGTGCCGAGAATAAGTGGAGATTTTCTGCAGAAGATCTACAAAAGATTAAGTACTACCTAGAAGAGGAGCATGCTCCTTCAGATACTGCAA ACCGTCTTAGCCGTGGCTCTTCAGGGCGCGATTCCAAGGCGACGACTgtgaggagcagccccagcctccccaccGCTGCTGCCAGCGTGGGGTCTCTCACCACCCGCTCgctcagcaggagcagcctccaGAACAGGCCGTGGAAATAA
- the LOC118179267 gene encoding carboxypeptidase A1-like: MKVLLVFAALVVAALSEQLFVGDQVLRVTASNEEQIALLRALGQREDLQVDFWRDPTKPGRPSDLRVPFPSLQAVKIFLESHGISYSIMIEDVQQLLDEEKKTMMLARGRERSAGTFDFASYHTLDEIYDWLDTLVANHPGLVSKIQIGESYEKRPLYVLKFSTGGSNRPAIWIDTGIHSREWVTQATGVWTANKLAEEYGRDPSITSILDSMDIFFEIVTNPDGYAFTHSSNRMWRKTRSINAGSSCVGVDPNRNWDAGFGGAGSSSSPCSETYRGPYAHSESEVKSIVDFILGHGNVKALISIHSYSQMLMFPYGYKRTPAPDYQELNELAKKAVDDLAAVYGTEYTYGSIVDTIYVASGTTVDWAYENGVKYSYTFELRDTGRYGFLLPSSQIIPTATETWPALLDIILHVQQHPY; the protein is encoded by the exons ATGAAGGTCCTCCTGGTCTTCGCCGCCCTTGTGGTGGCTGCCCTCAGCGAGCAGCTTTTTGTGGG GGACCAAGTTCTCCGCGTTACGGCCAGCAACGAGGAGCAGATTGCCCTGCTCAGGGCGCTGGGCCAGCGGGAGGACCTGCAG GTCGACTTCTGGCGTGACCCCACCAAGCCTGGGCGCCCGTCCGACCTGCGCgtgcccttccccagcctgcaaGCGGTCAAAATCTTCCTGGAGTCCCACGGCATCTCCTACAGCATCATGATCGAGGACGTGCAG CAACTACTGGacgaggaaaagaaaaccatgaTGCTGGCCAGGGGGCGGGAGAGAAGCGCTGGCACGTTCGATTTCGCTTCCTACCACACGCTGGACGAG ATCTACGACTGGCTGGACACCCTGGTGGCCAATCATCCTGGCCTCGTCAGCAAGATCCAGATTGGTGAGAGCTACGAGAAGAGACCCCTGTACGTGCTGAAG TTCAGCACCGGGGGGTCGAACCGGCCGGCCATCTGGATCGACACCGGCATCCACTCGCGCGAGTGGGTCACCCAGGCCACCGGCGTGTGGACGGCCAACAAG CTCGCCGAGGAATATGGCCGGGATCCCTCCATCACGTCCATCCTGGACAGCATGGACATCTTCTTCGAGATCGTCACCAACCCCGATGGCTACGCCTTCACCCACAGCTCC AACCGCATGTGGCGAAAGACGCGGTCCATCAACGCTGGCTCCTCCTGCGTCGGCGTGGACCCCAACCGAAACTGGGACGCGGGCTTCGGAG GCGccggctccagcagcagcccctgctccgaGACCTACCGCGGCCCCTATGCCCATTCCGAGAGCGAAGTGAAATCCATCGTGGACTTCATCCTTGGCCACGGGAATGTGAAAGCCCTCATCTCCATCCACAGCTACTCCCAGATGCTGATGTTCCCCTACGGCTACAAGAGGACGCCTGCGCCTGACTACCAGGAACTG AACGAGCTGGCCAAAAAGGCGGTGGACGACTTGGCCGCGGTGTACGGGACGGAATACACCTACGGCAGCATCGTGGACACCATCT ACGTGGCATCCGGCACCACCGTGGACTGGGCCTACGAGAACGGGGTGAAATATTCCTACACCTTCGAGCTGAGGGACACGGGGCGCTACGgcttcctcctgcccagcagccagATCATCCCCACCGCCACCGAGACGTGGCCGGCGCTGCTGGACATCATACTCCACGTCCAGCAGCACCCGTACTGA
- the MEST gene encoding mesoderm-specific transcript homolog protein, protein MKECWVQLGLLSVPLLAIYLHLPPPRLSPALLSWRASGAFFTYKDRSIFYRDSAGAVGSSDVVVLLHGFPTSSYDWSKIWEGLTQRFCRVVALDFVGFGFSDKPRPHRYSIFEQASIVEGLVRHLGLHRQRINLLSHDYGDTVAQELLHRYEHNRTGSILIKSLCLSNGGIFPETHRPRLIQKVLKDGGLLSPVITRLMNFFFFSRGLGAVFGPYTQPSQAEYWDMWTAVRTNDGHLVVDSILQYINQRKKHRDRWVGALMATSVPLHLIYGPLDPVNPHPEFLQLYKKVLPTSTVSVLDDHISHYPQLEDPSGFLNAYLSFINSF, encoded by the exons ATGAAGGAGTGCTgggtgcagctggggctgctcagcgTCCCCCTCCTGGCCATCTACCTGCACCTCCCGCCCCCCCGGCTCTCCCCCGCGCTGCTCTCCTGGCGCGCCTCCGGGGCCTTCTTCACCTACAAGGACCGCAGCATCTTCTACAGAG ATTCAGCGGGCGCCGTGGGCAGCTCCGACGTGGTCGTCCTCCTGCACGGCTTCCCCACCTCCAGCTACGACTGGAGCAAG ATCTGGGAGGGGCTGACGCAGCGCTTTTGCCGGGTGGTCGCCCTGGATTTCGTCGGGTTCGGCTTCAGTGACAAGCCT CGGCCCCACCGCTACTCCATCTTCGAGCAAGCGAGCATCGTCGAGGGGCTGGTGCGGCACCTCGGCCTCCACCGCCAGAGGATCAACCTCCTGTCCCACGACTACGGTGATACGGTCGCCCAGGAGCTTCTCCACAG gtACGAGCACAACAGAACTGGGAGCATCTTGATCAAGAGCCTCTGCTTATCCAACGGAG GCATTTTCCCCGAGACTCACCGCCCCCGGCTCATCCAGAAG GTCCTCAAGGATGGGGGCCTGCTGTCCCCCGTCATCACGCGGCTGATGaacttcttcttcttctccagagG GCTTGGGGCCGTCTTCGGGCCCTACACGCAGCCCTCGCAGGCGGAGTACTGGGACATGTGGACGGCGGTGAGGACCAACGACGGCCATCTCGTGGTTGACAG TATTTTGCAGTACATCAACCAGAGAAAGAAGCACAGAGACCGCTGGGTTGGGGCTCTGATGGCCACCTCTGTCCCCC TGCATTTAATCTACGGGCCCCTGGACCCCGTGAATCCGCACCCGGAGTTTCTTCAGCTGTACAA GAAAGTGCTTCCCACGTCCACGGTGTCTGTGCTGGACGACCACATCAGCCACTACCCGCAGCTGGAGGATCCATCGGGCTTCCTGAACGCCTATCTGAGCTTCATCAACTccttctga
- the LOC118179251 gene encoding carboxypeptidase A1-like → MPRGAAGTWGELFQLEMKVLLLLAALVAAAVATEDFVGHQVLRIIPSSDAELRRVQELQDLEELQLDFWLTPRGTGDPVDVRVPFSSLQPLKAHLEANGVPYSIMIEDVQALVDCEQMQMLRRRRLLPLSTDAFDYSSYHNLDEIYAFMDLLVAENPNLVSKLEIGRTTENRPLYVLKFSKGGTNRPAIWIDTGIHSREWVTHASGVWFAKKIVQDQEKDEVLASILDQMDIFLEIVTNPDGFVFTHTTNRMWRKTRSKRSGSLCVGVDPNRNWNAGFGGSGSSSNPCSETYHGPYADSEPEVEAIVNFVKNHGNIKAFISIHSYSQLLLYPYGYTTTPVPDKEELHQVAEEAVAALSSLYGTKYKYGSIISTIYQASGGTIDWTYNQGIKYSFTFELRDTGRYGFLLPASQIVPTAQETWLALKVIMRHTREHLY, encoded by the exons ATGCCCCGAGGTGCTGCAGGGACGTGGGGCGAGCTCTTTCAGCTGGAAATGAaggtcctcctgctgctggctgccctggTGGCAGCGGCTGTTGCCACCGAGGATTTTGTTGG GCACCAGGTGCTGCGCATCATCCCCAGCAGCGACGCGGAGCTGAGGagggtgcaggagctgcaggacctggaggagctgcag cTGGATTTCTGGCTGACTCCCCGTGGCACCGGGGACCCGGTCGATGTCCGCGTGCCCTTCTCCAGCCTGCAGCCTCTCAAAGCCCACCTGGAGGCCAATGGCGTCCCCTACTCCATCATGATCGAGGATGTGCAG gCGCTGGTGGACTGCGAGCAGATGCAGATGCTTCGCCGCCGCCGGCTCCTGCCGCTCTCCACCGATGCCTTTGACTACAGCAGCTACCACAACCTGGACGAG ATCTACGCCTTCATGGACCTGCTGGTGGCTGAAAACCCCAACCTGGTCAGCAAGCTTGAGATCGGCCGGACGACAGAAAACCGCCCCCTCTACGTGCTCAAG TTCAGCAAAGGGGGGACGAACCGCCCGGCCATCTGGATCGACACCGGCATCCACTCCCGCGAGTGGGTGACACACGCCAGCGGCGTCTGGTTCGCCAAGAAG ATTGTCCAAGATCAGGAGAAAGATGAAGTTCTGGCCTCCATCCTGGACCAGATGGACATCTTCCTGGAGATTGTCACCAACCCAGACGGCTTCGTCTTCACCCACACCACG AACCGCATGTGGCGCAAGACCAGGTCCAAGAGGTCAGGCTCCCTCTGCGTCGGTGTGGACCCCAACCGCAACTGGAACGCAGGTTTTGGAG GCTCTGGGTCCAGCAGCAACCCCTGCTCAGAGACGTACCACGGGCCCTACGCCGACTCAGAGCCTGAGGTGGAGGCCATCGTGAACTTTGTGAAGAACCACGGGAACATCAAGGCTTTCATCTCCATCCACAGCtactcccagctcctgctctaCCCCTATGGCTACACCACCACCCCCGTGCCTGACAAGGAGGAACTG CACCAGGTAGCTGAGGAGGCTGTCGctgctctgtcttctctgtacGGCACCAAGTACAAGTACGGCAGCATCATCAGCACCATCT ATCAAGCGAGCGGAGGAACCATCGACTGGACGTACAATCAGGGCATTAAGTACTCCTTCACCTTCGAGCTGCGGGACACGGGGCGCTATGGGTTCCTGCTGCCCGCCAGCCAGATCGTGCCGACCGCCCAGGAGACGTGGCTGGCGCTGAAGGTCATCATGCGCCACACGCGCGAACACCTCTACTAG